One window of Quercus robur chromosome 12, dhQueRobu3.1, whole genome shotgun sequence genomic DNA carries:
- the LOC126708579 gene encoding (+)-neomenthol dehydrogenase-like isoform X1 produces MAETTINPGIKRIAVVTGANKGIGFEICRQLASNGIRVVLTARDVRRGNEAIEKLKAKGCSDVVFHQLDVMDPTTISSLADFIKTHFGKLDILVNNAGITGSITNPEEHRKLSVDQIFGPNAIPLKEVMKQTYQTTENCLRTNYYGTKQVSEALIPLLLLSNSGRMVNVSSTLGQLKLISNAKAKKELGEVDDLTEEKVDKVVEGFLEDVKENLIETKGWPVNISAYIVSKAALNAYTRVLAKKYPKIAINSVNPGYTSTDLNHNSGVLTVEEGAKGPVMLVLMPEGGPSGLFFDQMEVSTFE; encoded by the exons atgGCAGAAACAACCATAAATCCGGGGATTAAGAG GATTGCAGTTGTAACCGGAGCCAATAAAGGGATTGGATTTGAGATATGTAGACAATTAGCTTCAAATGGGATCAGGGTGGTTTTAACTGCTAGAGATGTAAGGAGGGGCAATGAAGCAATTGAAAAACTCAAAGCTAAAGGATGCTCTGATGTGGTTTTTCATCAACTAGATGTGATGGACCCAACTACCATTTCCTCTTTGGCAGATTTCATCAAAACCCACTTTGGGAAGCTTGACATATTG GTAAATAATGCGGGGATTACTGGATCCATAACTAACCCAGAGGAACATAGAAAACTTAGCGTTGATCAA ATTTTTGGTCCAAATGCCATACCTCTGAAGGAAGTCATGAAGCAAACTTATCAAACAACTGAGAACTGTTTGAGAACAAACTACTATGGGACCAAGCAAGTGAGCGAAGCACTTATTCCACTTCTTCTATTATCCAATTCAGGAAGAATGGTAAATGTGTCCTCCACCTTGGGACAATTAAAG CTTATTTCAAATGCGAAAGCAAAGAAAGAACTTGGAGAGGTTGATGACCTCACAGAAGAGAAAGTGGACAAGGTGGTAGAGGGATTTCTAGAAGATGTCAAGGAGAATTTGATTGAAACCAAAGGTTGGCCCGTTAATATTTCTGCTTACATAGTCTCCAAGGCAGCTCTTAATGCATACACAAGGGTTCTAGCAAAGAAATACCCCAAAATAGCAATCAACTCCGTGAATCCTGGGTATACCAGCACAGATTTGAACcataatagtggagttttgaCTGTTGAAGAAGGTGCAAAAGGTCCTGTGATGTTGG